One genomic segment of Culturomica massiliensis includes these proteins:
- the dnaJ gene encoding molecular chaperone DnaJ, with translation MAEKRDYYEVLGVSRSASATEIKKAYRKLALQYHPDKNPGDKEAEEKFKEAAEAYDVLSNDDKRRRYDQYGHAGVGGGAGGFGGGMSMEDIFSHFGDIFGNFGGFGGFSGFGGGGGRARRVNRGSNLRVKVKLTLEEIATGVEKKIKVKKYVACSHCHGSGAKDGTSYTTCSTCNGSGQVTRVQNTILGQMQTTSTCPACEGEGKIIKEKCSHCNGEGVQLSEEVIQLNIPAGVAEGMQLSLSGQGNAARRGGINGDLIVLIEEQEHLQLVRDGNDLLYNVFVSFPEAVLGDSAEIPTLEGKVKVKVEPGTQPGKILRLRGKGLPDVNGYGKGDLLVKVNVWIPKTLSKEDKKIVEKLKDYEVFRPGKTDNKTGFFKKVKDFFE, from the coding sequence ATGGCTGAAAAAAGAGATTACTACGAAGTGTTGGGTGTATCGAGAAGTGCAAGCGCTACTGAGATTAAAAAAGCATATCGGAAACTGGCATTACAATATCATCCTGATAAGAATCCCGGGGATAAGGAAGCGGAAGAAAAATTTAAAGAAGCAGCAGAGGCTTATGATGTATTGAGTAATGACGATAAACGCAGGAGATACGACCAGTATGGTCATGCCGGAGTTGGCGGTGGAGCTGGTGGCTTTGGCGGAGGAATGAGCATGGAGGACATATTCTCTCATTTCGGTGATATCTTCGGAAATTTTGGCGGCTTTGGCGGTTTCAGTGGCTTTGGCGGTGGCGGAGGACGTGCTCGTCGGGTGAACCGGGGGTCTAACTTGCGTGTAAAAGTCAAATTGACGCTGGAAGAGATTGCTACCGGGGTAGAAAAGAAAATCAAAGTGAAGAAATATGTCGCTTGTTCACATTGCCACGGTAGCGGCGCAAAAGACGGTACCTCCTATACGACTTGTTCGACTTGTAACGGTAGCGGGCAGGTGACCCGGGTGCAGAATACGATTCTGGGACAGATGCAGACAACATCGACTTGTCCGGCTTGTGAAGGAGAAGGTAAGATTATCAAAGAGAAATGTTCTCATTGTAACGGAGAAGGAGTGCAGTTGTCTGAAGAGGTGATTCAATTGAATATTCCTGCCGGCGTTGCAGAAGGGATGCAGTTGTCTTTGAGTGGTCAGGGAAATGCCGCCCGCCGGGGAGGAATCAATGGAGATCTGATTGTCCTGATTGAAGAGCAGGAGCATCTGCAGTTGGTTAGGGATGGCAATGACCTTTTGTATAATGTTTTTGTGAGCTTTCCAGAGGCTGTCCTTGGTGATTCTGCAGAAATACCGACCCTTGAAGGTAAAGTAAAAGTGAAGGTCGAGCCGGGAACACAACCCGGGAAAATTCTTCGTTTGAGAGGAAAGGGATTACCGGATGTAAACGGATACGGAAAAGGAGATTTGTTGGTAAAAGTGAATGTGTGGATTCCTAAAACGCTTTCGAAAGAAGATAAGAAAATCGTGGAAAAATTGAAAGATTATGAGGTTTTTAGGCCCGGTAAAACGGATAACAAAACCGGATTTTTCAAGAAAGTGAAGGATTTTTTTGAATAG
- a CDS encoding hydrogen peroxide-inducible genes activator: MVTLTQLEYVVAVDDYRHFATAAEKCFVTQPTLSMQIKKMEDDLGVILFDRSRQPVVPTDIGSRLIAQARVVLAAAGRLSEIIAEDKAEVAGSLKIGIIPTLAPYLLPLFIGDYIRKYPAVRIEVEEMVSEDIIRSLKQDTIDVGLFVTPYHDEKIVERPVFYEEMLVYASPGHSLLKKNKVNVRDIATPDIWMLGDGHCFRDQVVNLCEMKNFQHRNLPFDFESNSLETLMKIVDKEGGFTLIPELALQYMSEEHRQQIRRFEENVPLREVSVIYSRYYIKHKLIDLLSEEICSVIPPQMLNKERGRIVEWKNH; encoded by the coding sequence GTGGTTACCCTTACCCAATTGGAATATGTCGTTGCCGTCGATGATTATCGCCATTTCGCAACAGCTGCAGAAAAGTGTTTTGTGACACAGCCTACTTTGAGTATGCAGATTAAAAAAATGGAAGATGATCTGGGTGTGATATTATTCGATAGATCCCGCCAGCCGGTTGTGCCCACGGATATAGGTTCGCGTTTGATCGCTCAGGCCCGTGTCGTATTGGCTGCTGCCGGTCGTCTGTCCGAAATTATAGCGGAGGATAAAGCAGAAGTTGCAGGTTCGCTGAAAATCGGAATCATACCGACCTTGGCGCCTTACCTGCTTCCGTTGTTTATCGGAGACTATATCCGGAAATATCCTGCGGTTCGGATTGAAGTGGAAGAAATGGTTTCGGAAGATATCATCCGTAGCCTGAAGCAAGATACGATAGATGTCGGACTTTTTGTCACACCTTACCACGATGAAAAAATTGTCGAGCGGCCTGTTTTTTATGAGGAGATGCTCGTATATGCCAGTCCGGGGCACTCTTTATTGAAAAAAAATAAGGTGAACGTCAGAGATATCGCAACACCGGATATATGGATGCTGGGGGATGGACATTGCTTCCGGGACCAGGTTGTCAATTTGTGTGAGATGAAAAATTTTCAACACCGTAACCTGCCTTTTGATTTCGAAAGTAATTCCTTGGAAACCTTGATGAAAATTGTAGACAAGGAGGGTGGTTTTACACTTATACCTGAATTGGCTTTGCAATATATGAGTGAAGAACATCGGCAACAAATAAGGAGATTTGAGGAAAATGTTCCGTTACGGGAAGTCAGTGTCATTTACTCCCGTTATTATATCAAACATAAACTTATTGATTTGTTGAGTGAAGAAATCTGTTCTGTCATACCTCCTCAAATGCTGAATAAAGAGAGAGGACGTATCGTAGAATGGAAAAATCATTGA
- a CDS encoding inorganic pyrophosphatase: MGNKINDPIARLMGLRYKSHPWHGLEVGEDAPEVLTAFIEMVPTDTVKYELDKVSGYIKIDRPQKYSNVVPALYGFIPQSYCGDLVAEYCMQQTNRTEIIGDSDPLDICVLTERTIAHGDIIARVRPIGGFRMLDGNEADDKIIAVLRHDATYHGYNDISELPHVVVDRLKHYFLTYKDMPGEDGQKKVEIVGVYGKEEAHEVIRRSLEDYKNHFEGLEDILSRV, from the coding sequence ATGGGAAATAAAATTAATGACCCGATAGCCAGATTAATGGGTTTGAGATATAAGTCTCATCCGTGGCATGGTTTGGAGGTAGGAGAGGATGCTCCGGAAGTATTGACAGCTTTTATTGAGATGGTGCCGACGGATACCGTGAAGTATGAATTGGATAAGGTAAGCGGATATATAAAAATCGATCGTCCGCAAAAATATTCGAATGTTGTGCCGGCTTTATACGGTTTTATTCCGCAAAGTTATTGCGGGGATTTAGTGGCAGAATACTGTATGCAACAAACGAACCGTACCGAGATTATCGGAGACAGCGATCCGTTGGATATTTGTGTCTTGACTGAAAGAACGATCGCTCATGGCGATATTATCGCCCGGGTAAGACCTATCGGAGGTTTCCGTATGCTTGACGGTAATGAGGCAGACGACAAAATTATTGCGGTATTGAGGCACGATGCTACGTATCACGGTTACAACGATATCAGCGAATTACCCCACGTTGTGGTTGACCGTTTGAAACATTACTTCCTTACTTATAAGGATATGCCGGGTGAAGACGGACAGAAAAAAGTTGAGATCGTAGGGGTATACGGAAAAGAAGAAGCCCATGAAGTCATTCGCCGTAGTTTGGAAGATTACAAAAACCATTTTGAAGGGTTGGAAGATATCTTAAGTCGGGTATGA